The nucleotide sequence GCTCGGACCGTTCTTCAGCGCCATGGCGCACGTCGCGCGCCGCCTCGTCGCCGCCGGGGCGAACGGCCTCGTGCTCTTCAACCGCTTCTACCAGCCCGACCTCGACGTCGAGCGCCTGGAGGTCACCCCCAACCTGCAGCTCAGCACGCCGGACGAGCTCCGCCTCCGGCTCCGTTGGGTGGCGATCCTGCGCGGGCGGGTCGACGCGGACCTCGCCGTCACCGGCGGCGTGCACGACGCGATCGACGTGCTGAAGTCGATGATGGCGGGCGCCTCGGCCGCGATGATGACGTCGGCGTTGCTGCTGCACGGCGTCGGGCATCTCGCCGCCGTGCGGGACGCGCTCGTGCGGTGGATGGAGGAGCACGAGTACGCGTCGATCCGCCAGATGCAGGGCAGCATGAGCCAGCGCGCCGTCGCCGAGCCCGCGGCGTTCGAGCGCGCCAACTACCTGCACGTTCTCCGTTCCTACGCGCTGCGCGCCCGGTGAGCCCGCCCATGTCGACGCCCGCGCAAGTACCCTCGCTCTCGATTCTCGACGCGATCTTCCGCGGCCTTTCCGATGCCATGGTGGTGGTCGACGTCGCGGGTCGGATCGTTCTCGCCAATCCGGCCGTCGCGCGCCTCTTCGGATACACGGAGGCGGAGCTGGTCGGGTCGGAAGTCGATGCCCTGGTCCCGGAGGCGCAGCGCGGTCGGCACGCCGCCGACCGCGACGCGTTCCGGCGCTCGGCGGCGATCCGCGGATCCATGAGCGCCGGCCGCCAGCTGCGCGCGCTTCGCAAGGACGGCCGCCTCGTCCCGGTCGACATCAGCCTCTCGACGATCGTCCTCGCGGAGGGCACGTTCGTGATCGCGATCGCGCGCGACGTCAACGTCTACCATCGCTTCCTCGAGGCCTGCCCGATCGCGATCTTCGTCGCGGAGCGCGAGCGCGTCAGCTACGCCAACCCGGCCGCGCTTGAGCTCGTGGGGATCGAACCGCACGGCCGGCTTCCGTCGCCCCGGCTCGCCGACCTGATCCACCCCGACGATCGCGCCGCGATGGCCGCGTGGCTCGCCGGCGCGGACGACGCGACGGAGACCTTGCGCCCGGCGATGGAGGAGCGCGTGCTGCGCGCCGACGGCGAGGTGCGTGTCGTCGAAACGACGAGCGTCGTCGTGCCGAACAGCCGCGAGCCGACGGTGCTGGTCGCCATGCGCGACGTGACCGAACGGCGCGACTCCGCGGAGGGCCTGCGCGCGTTCGAGCTGGCGCTACAGCAGCAACAGCGTTTCGCCGACATCGGCGCCGTCACGACCAAGATCGTCCACGACATCGCGAATCCGGTCGCGGGCCTCATCATGGGGACGCAGCGCGTCCTGCAGATGCTCGACCGCCTACCCGAGGACGTCGGCGGCCCGATCAAGCCGGGCGTCGACCGCGTGCTCGCGACGGCGCGCCACCTCGACATCCTCCTGCACGAGTTTCGGGAGTTCGTGCGTCACCAGCGGCTCGAGCTCGCGAATGTGCCGGTGCGCAAGTTTCTCGTCGACCTCGCCCGGGCGTGGATGGGGGAGGCGACGGGTCGCGGCGTCACGCTCGCGGTCGAGTCCGCGCGCGGCCTCGAGATGCGCGCCGACGCGCTCAAGCTCCGCCGCGCCTTCGACAACCTCGTGAAGAACGCGCTCGAGGCGATCGAGCGCGGCCCGGGAGAGATCCGCCTCGCCGCCGCCGAGGACGGCTCCGGCAAGGTGCGCATCGTCGTGCGCGACACCGGACCGGGAGTGCCGAGCGGCATGGATCCGTTCGTGCTCTTCGAGACGAGCAAGGTCGACGGCACGGGGCTTGGCCTGCCGTCGGTGCGGCAGATCGTCGAGGCGCATGGGGGTTCGGTGTCGCTCGCCACGGCGCCGGGCGAGCGCGGCGCGGCATTCGAAGTCGTGCTGCCGTGCGCGCGGCGTTGACGGCAGCGCGGCGTGCGGCCATGCGAGATGCGCCGGCGCTCGGCGTGCGCGCGGCGACCCGTACGGCGAATGCGGAGCCATCGAAGCGCGTGACGGAGGCGCCGGCCGCGTCGCCGATCGGATGACGCAAATGCGTCGCTCCGATCGTTTGCGCATGCGCAGCTGCGCAGGCGCGCGCCGCGCGGACGACGCTTCGCGTCCGGTGCGCGTGGCACCGGCGTTGCTTTCGGGGGTGTGCGCTTCCGGAGGTGGGGGAGGGCGCTCGTGGTCACGTGCGCCCTGGCAGGCATGTGGTCGCGCGTTGCGCATTCGCAAGAGGGACCGGCCGTCGACGCCGCGCTCGCGCGTTGTCAGGGCGTGATCGCGAGCGCCGCGGTCGGCATGGGGCGGCAGCGCGCCCTGCAGACACAGCGCTGCGCCGCCAGCGCATTCCGCTGTCGTCAGCTGCGACCCGACGACGCAAGCTGTGGCGGCCGCGCCGGCAAGGCATGCGCGGCCGCGAGGGCGGCGGCCGCCCAGGATGAGGCGCGGATGGCGTCGGTCGTCGGGCGCGCCTGCGCCGACGTCGCCGACCGCGTGCTGCCGTCGAGCGGGCTCGGCTTCGCGGAGACCGCGCCCGCGTGCGAGGAGCACGGCGTCGCCCTCGCCGACGACGCGGCGGTCGGCACGTGCATCGCGCGCCGCGACGCCTGCGGCGGCGCGCGCGTCGTGGCGCTCCTGCTGCCGCGCGCCGGGGAGCTGCTGCGTGTCCTCGGCGTCGCGGGCGCCGACGCGTGCCTCGTCGACCACGGCGGCACCGGCGCGCACGTCGCCGAGCCGCGGCGGGTCGGGCGGCCGCTCGATCGTTGCCTCGCTACGGCGCTCCGCGACGGCGGCCGCGGCGTCGCCGCGCGCACGAAGGCGTTCACGAGCTGCGCC is from Deltaproteobacteria bacterium and encodes:
- a CDS encoding PAS domain S-box protein, whose product is MSTPAQVPSLSILDAIFRGLSDAMVVVDVAGRIVLANPAVARLFGYTEAELVGSEVDALVPEAQRGRHAADRDAFRRSAAIRGSMSAGRQLRALRKDGRLVPVDISLSTIVLAEGTFVIAIARDVNVYHRFLEACPIAIFVAERERVSYANPAALELVGIEPHGRLPSPRLADLIHPDDRAAMAAWLAGADDATETLRPAMEERVLRADGEVRVVETTSVVVPNSREPTVLVAMRDVTERRDSAEGLRAFELALQQQQRFADIGAVTTKIVHDIANPVAGLIMGTQRVLQMLDRLPEDVGGPIKPGVDRVLATARHLDILLHEFREFVRHQRLELANVPVRKFLVDLARAWMGEATGRGVTLAVESARGLEMRADALKLRRAFDNLVKNALEAIERGPGEIRLAAAEDGSGKVRIVVRDTGPGVPSGMDPFVLFETSKVDGTGLGLPSVRQIVEAHGGSVSLATAPGERGAAFEVVLPCARR